DNA from Gambusia affinis linkage group LG06, SWU_Gaff_1.0, whole genome shotgun sequence:
atgttttatctttttttaaaatctgattactCCAGTagtgcccaaagttggtcctcgagggccgccatcatgtatgttttagttctctccctggtttaatgcacctggataAAATGACGGCTCATTAGGAGGCCTAAAAAGAACACAGACATGCtaaaaaggttgttggtactaccagggagagaactaaaaggTGCAGTATGCCGGCcatcgaggaccgactttgggcacccctggattacttgattaatcatAAGGATAATCGATAGaatactaaaatattattttgtgttgatctcacaaaaatatagaaattgcactgaagtttgtgtttgtaacatcAAAAAAAGAGGGTAGGAAAACCTTTGCAAAGCACCGTCAACAGAAATACTAAATATAAGACTTAGGCTGATATCATGCAAAAGAGGGCGAGTAAACCTACAATGTAGGGCTTCCCGCCAAACAACTCCAGATGTTAATCTTAGTGACACACTGGGACATCCTCCAGGACTAGACTGTCTGCTGTCCCCACCACAGGTTTGTGGCGCACAGCCATACAGCGAGGCAAGATTTACAATGATTGCTCTTGCGAAACTTTGACAATTCCACTAGCTGGAGCAGACAAAATGGGAGAAAAGCAgcatgggaaagaaaaacacagaaaaggtcAAGTTGACACAGACTTTCTGCAATGCAAGAAGAATTTCCTTTCCACACAAAACATGCAAGGCACTGGAGGCTATTTAGCAGGTGGCTGTAAATCTGATCAAGAAGGTTCACTGAGGCAAACAACTGCAGTTGATCTGTACAAGGCTGGATTCCAGTGAGTCATCTAACTTAATGCAGACCGTTCAAGGTGACCATGCACCAGTACAAAACAGCACTAGAACAGTGCTCAGATTCAGATTCACAATTTGCACTACTACCAGTTATCAGAGATTATTCACTTTTTAGCTCAGCTCTTTAAGAATCATGGGAAATGATAAATGGGAAAAGGCCAAGGACTTCTTATTTGGGGTAAAGATTAGGAAAACAAGTGCAATGTGATGTAATGCATTCCTTGGTGGAGTGATTATAATGAACCAtatatgaaactgaaatatacATGCCTTAAAGTTATCCGTTGTTGGcaaaaaatatgctaaaaagttccaataaaaattcaaataaattaagacaAGCACAGATCCAATAACATCTGCATTGATTCCGATGCAGATCAGGCATTGGTGAAAATGTGCCCAATCAATAAAGGCAGCTCTAATCAGTCTAATTCTATACTTTCTGCCCTGAGAGACATCatgctttattcattttacatcaTGCCTAGACTTTCTAATGGCACTTTCTGGATCACAAGAaaatttgttgcagtttgttttatatgtttgacCAAGATAGCCAACCaactgtttttgtcattttgagtTTATATTACTTTTAAAGTTGTGATACCATAATTGCactaacaaattaaagttgtgtatTTAGATGTTTGACAAGCTTCCAAAACTATTGGTGGATTTAAAAGTGCTGTACTGGTACAGAATTagtaaataaatttgtaattcatttatgtgtttaaaaagaaaacgttttAAGCTAATTCAGCATTTCAAGtattgaaagtgaaaaaagtggatctgtgattaaaataaataattacaaattgGCACCTtaacagaggggaaaaaaagccaaaacaaacatccattcatcttcttccacttatccgggtAGGGTCGCAGGGGTAGCAGCTTAAGAAGGGCGGCCCAGACTTTCCTCTCCCCaaccacttgttccagctcctccaagggtatcccaaggtgttcccaggccagccgagagacagtctctccagagtgtcctgggtcttccccgttGCATCCTCCCTgtgggacgtgcctggaacacctcaccacggaggcatccaggaggcatcctgaccagaggACACCCCATCTCCAAGGGACagcccagacaccctatggagaaaacccatttcggctgcttgtatctgtgatcttgttctttccgtaatgacccaaagctcataaACATAgttgagggtgggaacgtagatcgaccggtaaattgagagcttcgctttttaaCTCAGCTCTCCCTTCACCACGACGGATCAGTACAGTGCCCGCTACAatgcagacgctgcaccaattcgcctgtcgatctcctgttcccttcttccctcattcctGAAccagatcccgagatacttaaactcctccacttggggcaggaaaCACCCCCAACCCGGAGAAGGCaatctacccttttccggctcaagatcATGGTCTCTGATCTGGAGTCATTGATCCTCATCCCGGCCACTTCACACTCgactgcgaaccgctccagcgagagcctCAGatcacaaaaacatctgcagcaacctgatgaagccaacagGGCCACATCATgtacaaaaagcagagattcaATCCAAAGGCAATCAAAATGGTGCTGAGGCTGCGCCTACAACTTCcatccataaaagtaatgaacagaatctgtgacaaagggcagccctggagGactccaactctcaccggaaacgagcctgATTTACTGCCAAaacaataacttaaaaaaaaattttttaataaaaataataattttaaacaacACCTTTATCCAGTTAACACTTTTACTTACGATCTAGTCCATTGACGTAGCGGATTGATACTTCACAGTGCCCCCAGACTGCACTGACGATGGGATACAGTCTCTTTCCCTTTAGGCCCCTGAAGGCCACTCCTAGATATTGTCCATCCACCATAAAGCTTAGCGTCCCTTCGTCCATGTCCAGTATTACTGTGAGGCAGTCTGGGAGAACAAACGACTCATCTGGCTCCAAAAAACTGGGGTATGTGGGCACAGAAGAGTTACCAGGTCTGTTCTTTCCATCATGATAAAGTCTGTTTCGGCCGAGGTCCCACCCCCAGGACTCCGAGTCTGAGCCTACTAGGGCTGTGTAACCAACCGAGTGTAAAGGTGCTTCAGCAGTAGCCACCCCTACTACAGCATGGGTGCCTCGCTGTCTGGCCGGCCAGTGAATCCTCCACACATGTAGGCCACGGGTGTAGCCAACCTTCCCTCGAATGCAGTCTGTGCTCTGAGCCACGGGGTGCCTGTGAAAAGTCAGCTTGTCATCCTCCTTGACGAAGACATTGAGCGATCGATCGTCAGAATTCCAGGCGTGGCGAAGTTGTGTCTCAGCAGTGGCTGGTGGCATGTCGAGTAGTAAATCCAGTCTGGGGGGCCGACAGAAATCCGGACCTCGTAGTTCACGACGCACCGGCCGATACGAAGGCTCCCCACGTACATCCACTGACTTGATGCTGCCAGAGATCTTCTGGCCCATGGTTTAGGGGATTCAAGGGAGGAAAGGGTAGAGGGGAGGGAAAAGGATGGACAAAGGGTGGTGATGAGGGGCCAGTAGGTCCGTACGTTACCTCATGGGCGCACAGAGATGATGCGAGGTCAGTGTGGAAAGATGCTGCTAGGCATACACAGTCTTCAGCCTGAGGGGACCACAAccctgcaaacacacagagacatgATCCTAATTTTTTGTTCTGAATTGGTAAATCAAGAATAAACAGTTTGCCCATTAGAGGGGCATTGTTTTTagcctaaaatgaaaatgttccttcagacagtttaagtcattttaatgaCAGACCGTGTGACAGAGTGGCTAGGGTTTCTGCAGGCTGTATAGCGCACAGACTAACTCGGCTTCAACCCTTCATCACCTCCTGTTGCACTATGTCAGTTGACTGGTCTAACTTTCCTTTGTTTACAAGACAGAACAATGTggttgtttggaaatatttctgcacaGTCACGATATGGAAACTGAAGGAGCGTCACTCTTCATTCTTGCTCAGGTAACCACACTTTAAAACTTCAACTGATAAGCTGTCAGGTTGTATGTCTGTTGGGGATCTGACTCCAAGCTCTATTGGAGAAGACAGAGCTTATTCTCAGACTTACTGCTTAATCAGTAAATCTGTGTTACACATATTGCTCTAtaacaatcaaaacaacaaaaagatacAACACTGTTTGCAATAATGACTTAAACAGAAGCTactaatttaatgtttatttgttggACCATGTAAAGCCTACTGCCAACATCCTCTTTGTTCCTAGgcattagttttgttttagtaaGATTCTTCCCATGAGTGATGAGATAACTGAAATTgcttaaaagacaaaacaaaattaaaatacattttaaattaaaaatattacaaacatcattgttataagtaaaaaatactttaggaTCAATTGTTTCTTTGCTGAAGAGGGAAACAATTAATGAATAATTAACAAGCAATTGTACTTTTAGTTGAGGCTGGTATAATTTTTCTCAAACCAGCTGATTACTATTCAGTTACTAGGTTGTACACTGATTGCTTCAAATTCATCTAAACATTAAGTCCTCTGCACAACTCTATCTACTATGAACTTCAAATGTTAAGCCATTTATGTTGTATAAGAAAAAGACATCAAGCTTAGCTTGAAGAAAAAACTAAGGGCCACTGACTACTTCCTAACATACAGAGTGCAGTGTGGTTTAGGACAAAGCTGCTTTAAACCTGCTGCACCAACAGAACTCCTTGTCCGCTCTGCAAACATTCTAAGGTTTCACAATCCCCTGCTGTTTCAGAGGAAACTCCACATGGTTCTTCCAGGGAAAGTACAGTGACTGGAATTAACCCAATCATTTTAAATCCCTCAAAGTTAACATGTATTGATagtttctgctaaaaaaaaacccaaaaaactaaaatggtgAGTGATTTCTTCTTACGGTCACAGATATGAAAAAGCCAGGGGCTACATTTAGTTCAAACTATGAAAATTTGTAACCAAAATGTATTGCATTTATAAAATTCTTATCTACCATGCTTAAAGTACAGTGTAAGATTAGGATATTTAATGTTGATCAGGAAAATCTGTGGCACGCAAATTCATTGCTTTatgcatttcaaaaatgtccTGTCTAAGACAGTCACACGTCTCTCGGTTTGGCAGACATAGCTCAAAGGTTTTTGCAAATGCTGCTATAAGAAGGGCTGAGCGCTGCCCACAATTTGAAATGGCTGTGGGGGAAAATGCAGAAAGGAAATATAGAATAAAAGCTTTGAGTCATTTCACAAAAGATTGAGTCTTTTCCCACAGTGTACAGCTACatggcaaaatatttaaataggtTGAGACATTTCACAACAGCTTGAAAAGCtcagaaaaggacaaaattaaaGACTTAGCATTTTATCCAAAATGATTtgaaatttcttaaaaaaaaaaaaaaaaaaaaaaaagaattcctAAAAGATCCAGAATTGCATAAACTTGtctatatctatataaaaaagtaaaccCAAAATAGAAATTGAATGCTAGAAAAAATCCCTCATCAATCCCTAGCATTAATACACTTTCTAGCTTTATTGGCCATACCATAAGCTttgaaacattcaaattttTAGGTTGAGGATATCTTAAAATTCATAGGTGAAACCAGAAGAGCAAttcaggaaagagaaaaaaatccaccaTGACAAATGGACAACAGCAGGACTCAGAATAATCAGACATCACAATCTCTGAGGATCATTTGTTGGACCTTGTCTTATGACTGGACTGCAACACAGAGAGTGACTTCTGCATTTCTCTCTACTGAAGACAGAACACGAATCAAATATTCAGTTTCTCAACCGATAATTCACAAACTAATGTTAACCACAGTTATTAGAGAACCAATggggcatttttaaaaatgcaacaaccCTGCAACATGGTTCTAAATGGCTTTACACTGCAGGAGATCATGTCAGAGTGTTTTTCTGTCAGGACTGACAGTCCATACAGCTATTCTTAAGTTGGGTTTTCAGAGTTTGCCTTATTTGGTTTTGACTTATTACATTGAGGGTTCATTGAGTTGTACCCTTCCAAATGCACTCTTATAGTAAGCAGCTTATTGTGTCAATGCACATTTGTTCACTTTGAGCCTAGGTCAAggacagaaactaaaaatctaGAAAAGTTAAAGCACATCATCAAccttaaatcaaactttttttcaccCTGCAATATAGACAGGTTGAAAAACTGAAGAGGAGAGAAGTGGATTGTCTCTAACGGGACTCTTTTGGTATACTAGATggagtcaacaaaaaaaaacggtttTTCAGCTGGTGAATGTCAACCATTAAAGCAACATCAACGGTGTTTGATGGACAGCAACTTCTGGTCATGCCTAGTTTCATCTCATAAGCACACAAGCGCAATGACTATATGAACAACGTCTGTGGAGAGAACTTCTAGAGCAACACAATACTACAACTTTGTTGAACAATATGTTGTACAAACAATAAACCCATTAGCAAAAACAATGTTCACCGTGCCAGGTTTGATCAGTGTAGGTGGCTTAGAAACCTCCATCTCTCTAACCTCAAGCTTATAATTACATGTTTAACTTTACATTATGTGTCTGAATCTGTTAAATCAGTGGCTTTCATTTAATCAGTCCTTTTCTACATGTGTACAAGGTTTCATTCAGAACTGTGTTGTAACTATAATTGTTACTAATTGAGACAGCAGGTTGAGGTACACTGCATTATAAAAAGACCTCAGAATCGTTTTGACACGTTTGAACTGTCAACTTGTGGTGAATATTGTTTCAAATGTGTTCAAAGGAAGGTGAAATTCCACAAAGCTAGAGCATTTAGTCAACTAAATACACTGATTGGACAGGTGATGTATAGGTGATGCAGAGGCcctgacagaaaagtaaaaaataaataaataaaatggaatgaGGAAATACCATTTGGCATGTGAAGAGACTAAATTCAGCTCtccagctgaaatgtttttagagtTCATGCTCCGAAATAAATACAGCTGCTTCAACCTAAAACATCTGTCAGTTCACCATGTAGATTAACAGAGTGGAACCTCTGCAGAAAAATTTGATCTGCTGCTACAGGCAGTTTGGATCTTTACAATTAGCAATTCTTAAATGTTTCCTGACTGAAAATactagaaattaaaataatttgttaaccAACCACCCACGACATGACATGCTCAATACCAATAATTATTCATTACCAAATTTGTGGAGTAATCAGTTTCCTCAGTAACATGCCATCCATGACAGCAGTTGGCAATCACTGCTAATTCACCCCATTTTATTTTGCCAcactttaaaatctttgcttGGTTGCATGTTTAGAAAACAGGGCAGAGAGACTGAGATGGGGAAATGATCCTTGCACATTATGGTTGATGGAAGAGATGTTTTGGACATCTTTCTACCCTCCCTGTGCTCTTCCTGCTTTGCATCCATGAAACTTTCCTTTGAACTCCTCTGAGATTTGGGGTCTAAtggtgcattttatttgtagttggAACTCAAAAATTCTGAATTCCCAGTCTAAAAGAAATGAGCGCACCACTACAGTTGGCTGCATTGCATTACAGACAGGAAAACAACTCTGAAAGAGTTCATATGCAGTAGCAAGGCATTGAGTTATAGTTGGACAGCAAAGCCAGGGTCATGAGAGGCGAAGAGCACTCCGGTTCACATATTTAACAACATTCTACACTTAAAATCAAATTACGGGGAATAATGACCCATTTatgtttggaataaaaaatgtcttagtTGCATTCAAACTTAAAAgtttaacagaataaaattagACAGTAAAATTGTTGAGGTTAGACAGGATCATGAACTCTGTGAGAGCTTATTAAATTTCTATGTTGCCTTTCAACACTAACTGGGAGCCATCAAGTAAAAGCAGATGTCATCAGTATGAACCGAACAGACCACTTTTACAAACATCTCTATCCCAACttgcattttcagtctgaatgcCTTCATAGTTGACTGGAACGGTTGTTTCTTCTGAACTTATTAAATCTACAGGTGCAAAATTAATGTGATGCAGATTGTGGCTCCCAGCAAGAATGTCTTCATGACTTTTTGATCCCTGTTGGAGTGGCCACCTGTCCAGTAAATACCCTGCTTCTTGCCCAATGACAAAGTCCCTGTCACCCCATAACcttaaagacaataaaagacgAAAAGAAATTGAGAGAGAACTCTTTAGGAGGTTATTAATAGtatattaaatatctttttaaaaaaggcaggacacagaaaacatagatatatttttaaccaTCTTCTGCAGGGATCCCAGCTAAAATTATGCTTAAGGTTTTCAGATGCAGCAGTCACTGCATGATACTGGTTTGCTATACTTTCAAAATAGCAGAGAAGCACAGGTGTGGGTGATGCAAAatgaaatttctgtttttccatctcTCATTTACTCTGTTTGACTGCAACTAAACCCTCAGTGAAGCACTCGGAAATGGGTATGCAATGAATTTGGCAGATTGCAGTATATGGCCTTCACGCAGAGCATCGAGTCTGAGAGGGAGTCTGTAGAAACCAAATCGAACACAGGTGATGTTTCTCAGACACAAATTAGTGGAGACACAAAGTGGAAAGGCAAAtcagttgaaaataaaaagtgaaaaccaaGGCATACTTCCAGATTCTTTATATGCAATAAGATTGTAAATTAAGAGATAATCAACTAAgaggcatttttttaaatagagtaatttacaaaaatcacTTCAAGTGGCTGAAGTGAAATACTCCAGGTCAATAAagattatattatatataatcaCTATTAGCCCCCTccatcttttaatattttatgccaACATGTCAGATGATCAAATCAAGGTCTGATCTGTATTCACTATGAAACTCAAATCCAGATCTCTCTGGTTGGTCTGACTTGAATGTGTTATGGACAGTTTGGTAACCTATTGAGCGTTGGTTTTTCCATTGCTTGGTGTTATTTACCATTTACAATGCTCACATTGAAAAAGAGGCTATATTGGCCTCTGCAGCTCCGTCTGTCTGATGCAACATGCTGCCCAGGTTCATATCCACAGAGAGCTTTTGGTGAGTAAAGGCCGCAAAAAGAGCAGCTGAGAAACTCATCACATTTTACACCACAAGTTTATAAAGCAGACCAACTTTTCCCAATTTGAACCACATTGAAATATTCTGAGCTGAATGAACAACAAGTCTTATCAAAACAGAGTAAGGATCCTGATGTGGCACAGTCAGCTAAATCGTTTAACATCATGATCCTTACTCTGTTTTGATGACTGTTCAGCATTAAATCTTCTGCAGGAAAAAAGATGGAGTTTACCAAAAACTGTAGCTAAATGTTTGATGTCAGATACAGTTTTCCTAAGAGAGTTAACCATTTTTTGGAGAATGTGTAAGAGATTAAATATAGCATGTTATTTTCACTGGCCATTAACAATACAAAGTATAAGTATAGATAGGGAATAGTCTTTTGTTAAGAGTAATGAAGTAGTAAATGAGACTTGGCATTATCAGATATCTAAATCTTCAATTTGTTATTGTATCTGGGAGCAAAACCAATGACTATAATTGACCAGTGTAAGTGAATCAACTAAACCGCCAGTGAGACCTTAGAAGCTTAGACTCAGTCTTGCAGGTGTTCCAGGGCTGGGAAAAAAGGTTTCTATCTCAAGAGcgcaaccaaacaaaaaatagttaAGTCCAGCAACACCAACACACGAGTGTGTGAAACATTGTgctgaaatacaaaacaatcaaaagctTTGCTGAGGAGAAAGCAAACAAGTCACCTGATGATGAAAATAGAGATAAAAGtcatgatacaaaaaaaaaaaaaaaa
Protein-coding regions in this window:
- the LOC122833286 gene encoding SPRY domain-containing SOCS box protein 4-like is translated as MGQKISGSIKSVDVRGEPSYRPVRRELRGPDFCRPPRLDLLLDMPPATAETQLRHAWNSDDRSLNVFVKEDDKLTFHRHPVAQSTDCIRGKVGYTRGLHVWRIHWPARQRGTHAVVGVATAEAPLHSVGYTALVGSDSESWGWDLGRNRLYHDGKNRPGNSSVPTYPSFLEPDESFVLPDCLTVILDMDEGTLSFMVDGQYLGVAFRGLKGKRLYPIVSAVWGHCEVSIRYVNGLDPEPLPLMDLCRRVARLALGRERIHHIETLPLPQTLKNYLQYQ